The sequence GAGCCTGGGAGGAAGGGGTGAAGGGTGAACCTGGTGTCCACATAGTCAACAGTCTTCCCACAGTGACTCCCAAGGGGTCCTAACAAACAAGGGGCCCTGAGGACTGGAGTCTGAGATCAAGGCCCACTCAGCTGGAGTCCCTTGCCTGAGGACCACCCAACTGGCCTGGCTGAGGGGAGGGTGGTGAAGCTGTGGGAGAGCTTTGAGAGATGGGACTGTCCACCCCTCACCAGGCTTCACCAACTTGGAAGCGGACTGGGGAAGGCTGGCTCCTGAATCTGGACCATGGCCCCCTCTTTTCTCTCCGGAACCCCTTCCTTGGGAGACCCCACATCAGCCAAGTCCCATTGACTGGCTCAGAGCCCAGCACTTGAATGTGGCAGATTCTACGGGAGCTGGAGGGCAGGAAGGGCGAGCAGCCAGGGCTCTGGAGAGGGAGCatgaggaaggcagggaggggccTCCAGCGTCGGCGCAGCTGGCAAGAGGGGGTCCTGGACACCACCACGGCCGGCCCCCAACTTACAGCCCAGGACCCCTGAGGACAAGACAGCACAAGTCCTGCCCAGGTTTCTCAGCGGCTGGGTGGCAGGACCAGAACTGGAAGCCAGATTTCTTGACCTCTGGCtccagcccctggccccagcaGTATCTGCGAGAATCAGACTAAGGCAGGACCAGACAAGTCAAACGAGGATGAGGGACTCAATCGGAGTCTCCATTCTGCTCTAAGCTGCCGGATGACCAGCGGCAGGAAGCACCTGCTTGTCGCAACTTTGCCAACGGACCCTGAAGGGTCTAGTGCCCTTCCAGCGCCCACCCTCCACCTCCGGGTTGAGCCACCCCGGCACCCTGCCTCGGCCACCTAATAGACGGCCGGAGAACGGCCGGCCGCCCGCCCGGTGCGGTCCAGCCCCGGAAGCCGCCCGTTCCAGGCACAACCCGGGCGCTGATCGCACACACGAGCGTCTCTCCGCGCAGGCACAAGCCCACCGCCTCCCGCGCGCGCACACACCCGCCCTGTGCATTCAGCCAGCGGCGCCCACGCCCGCGCCCACAAACTCCCACACTCCCCGGCCCCCGCCCAGCTCGCTCCCACGCCGTCCGCCATCAGCGCAGCGGGCGCCCAAGCCTCCCCGCCGGCGCCTGAGCCCCCGGGTGGGCTGCGGGCAGAGGTGGGGCACCCGCGGCAGGCCGCGCCTGCCACCCTCCGGTCCCGCCCCCTGGGCTGAGCCCCGCCCCCGGGCTGAGCCCCGCCCCCGGGCTGAGCCCCGCCCCCGGGCTGAGCCCCGCCCCCCGGACTGAGCCCCGCCCCTGGGCTGAGCCCTGCCCCCGGGCTGAGCCCCGCCCCCTACCGcccctcggccccgcccccggctcgGCCGGAGGATGTGAGctcactcccgcctccctcctcccgACGCCGCCAGGAAGCGGCCGCCCGAGGTCGCCGCCCGCTCGCTAGCAACGGACCGGCCAGGGAGTCACCAGCGCGCCAGGAACCCGGCCAGAACCCTCTGCCCGTACCCTTCCCGCGCCAAACGCAGTAGCTGCTTTCCAAATGGGTACAGCGTGAAGGCGGGCGGCGGGGCTGCCGCTAGCCCCGCTCACGGACGCCCCGCGCCGCCCGGCCTCTCGGGTCGCGGGGAGAGCGCCGGCGCGGGCGCCCCGCCCACCGCGCTTCCGGCCAGGCCACGTGACCGCGCGCGCACGTGTTTCGGCCTCTAGGTGCCGCCGGCCGGAAGCCGGTCCCGGCCGGCGCCCGGCCGCTGTCCACCCAGAGCGGGCCGGGGCTAGCCGGCAAGGCGGCGGGTCCGGGACCGGCGCAGAGGCGGCGCCCGCCCGAAGGCAGGCAGCGGCCTGGCCATGAACCCCAGGGGCCTGTTCCAGGACTTCAACCCGAGTAAGTTCCTCATCTACGCTTGCCTGCTGCTCTTCTCCGTGCTGCTGCCCCTGCGACTGGACGGCGTCATCCAGTGGAGCTGCTGGGCCGTGTTCGCCCCCATCTGGTTGTGGAAGCTTCTGGTCCTCGCGGGCGCCTCTGTCGGCGCGGGCGTTTGGGCGCGAAACCCGCGCTACCGCACGGAGGGGGAGGCCTGTGTGGAGTTCAAGGCCATGCTGATCGCCGTGGGCATCCACCTGCTGCTGCTCATGTTCGAGCTCCTGGTCTGCGACCGGGTGGAGCGGGGGACCCACTTCTGGCTGCTGGTCTTCATGCCGCTCTTCTTTGTGTCCCCCGTGTCCGTGGCCGCCTGCGTTTGGGGCTTCCGACACGACCGGTCCCTGGAGCTGGAGATCCTGTGCTCCGTCAACATCCTGCAGTTCATCTTCATCGCCCTGAGGCTGGACCGGATCATCCACTGGCCGTGGCTGGTGGTGTTCGTGCCGCTGTGGATCCTCATGTCGTTCCTTTGCCTGGTGGTCCTCTATTACATCGTCTGGTCCCTCCTGTTCCTGCGCTCCCTGGATGTGGTTGCTGAGCAGCGAAGAACCCACGTGACCATGGCCATCTGCTGGGTAACGATCGTGGTGCCCCTGCTCATTTTCGAGGTTCTGCTGGTGCACAGGCTGGATGGACACAACATGTTCTCCTACATCTCCATATTCGTCCCCCTTTGGCTCTCATTAATCACACTTATGGCCACAACGTTTAGGCGAAAAGGGGGCAACCATTGGTGGTTTGGTATTCGCAGAGATTTCTGTCAGTTTCTGCTtgaaattttcccatttttaagaGAATATGGGAACATTTCCTATGATCTACATCATGAAGACAGTGAAGATGCTGAAGAAACGTCGGCTTCAGAAGCTCCTAAAATGCCTCCAATGTTTGGAAAGAAGGCCAGGGTGGTGGTAACACAGAGCCCTGGGAAatatgtccccccaccccccaagttaAATATTGACATGCCTGATTAAACCTCTTCTGGGGAGTGCCCACCAGTGGAAGAGAAGTCATATACACACAAAATCCACCTTCCTTTGGCCTCTTGGCCCATCCATGCCAAATCTGGAACTGAAAACAGGCTTCAAAACATCATTTCATGCTTTGAAATTGCTGCCTATCAGTGACTCATCAGTATTCACCAGAGATGCAGGAGGTTCTTTTactgtgtaggtgtgtgtgcgcacgcgtgcTGTGTGCCCCCATGTGTGAGGAACTTGTTTTCTAGGCTCATGCTTGCAGAGCTAGCTGAGAGCAGTAAATTGAGTTGTTCCGGTAGGTCCCCAAATGGAATAACTACCTGTGGTTTTTTAAAGTGGTACTATACCTATCGAAAGTATTTAGAAAAGTATTTTTATACATTGCTAACGTAAAATTGTATTTCAGATTGTGCCTGCTGTGACATAATAGCAAATGTAAAGAATTCTCTTTCCTATCACTTGCATATAAACCTCATAGTTGTTATTGTCAGTGTTTCCGCtgttaaaatagtttttctttgggCTTTACTGATACTGGTCTTTAATAGCCTAATAGGTGAATTTTTCTAATGTAGTGAGCCCACCCATATTTATATGACTATTTTAgcaatgtaatatatattatgttgAATTCTAGTTTTGTGCAGTGTATTatgttaaagtattttttttttaagtttgtgaaGATATATATGTCTACTGCAGATGTTAAAAATTGCTTAAAACATGAATATGTACCTGGTGTGGGGTCTTATCAGTTCTAGGCATGAATACAGGGATTGAAGATCCCGAGGATCTTACTAGTCAGGTGTTAGAGGATTCTAACAGTTGGGAGGTCTCTCTTGGAAGAAACCACTGACCTTTGGGAATAGGTGACATGCCTCAGTGTGGTATCAGACCCTAAAGTGACACCGTTATTTAGCACCTTGAATTCTTCCACACAGGCAAGAACATCTCTTCAGGAATAGTCAAAAGAAGCAGATGGTTTGTCCATTTCTAAGAATCTTAGAATCTTAGTTGGCTGTGATACAGTGATGATTGTACTTGTCATTGGAAAGCCAGAGAAGTTGACCTTAACCTGAAATGGCCAACAGATTCAAGTATTATTTTAAGGCCCAACTTTCTTGATCGGGCAGTGACAGGGAAATAATagctcagtttattttttaaataagtagttTTTCTAGGTACTGGTGGTACCAGGGAATTAGAAGGGTGAAAAGCATGTCCTAGGAGAGTAACGTTCTTCTGACTAAGAACAAATAAATACCTTCAAAAAGGAggttatcctttaaaaaaaaaaaaaaaaaaggttaaaagtaaaaggagTGTTGATATTATTACTGGGCTCCATATGAACTTAAGTAGACAGTCTGCCTGGTGAGAGGACAAGCTGGCAGCAAAAGCCAGCCCTTTGGAACCCGGGTCCCTGGAAGCCTAAGGGCGCCGTAGCTCAGTTTAGTACCTAGAGCTGAACTGAGGTCAGAGCCACACATAGTTGGTTCCTGCCAGCTATCAGGATGTGGGAGGTGACCTGAGCAGCCGTGGGTGTAATGTTTCCTAAGCGAggattcattcatttgctttctcaacaaatatgtattgaggACCTACTCTGAGCCAGACATGTATGTGCAGATCCATTGGAGACCAGTTCAAAGGTGGCCCCGGCCTGCTCGTCACAGTGGCCTGCCTGTGGGAAAAGCCAGGTCAGCATACACGGGAGGATGCCACTGGCTCAGGGTGAACTTCACCTGGAACCTCAGGCCCATATTTCTTTCTCGAGCCCTGCCCTGAATGCCCTTCCACTCCCAAATAATACCCCAGACATCTTAGCGTACACTTTGGGAAGACCTGGGAGGAAAGGGGAAGGTTACCTGAGGAATCAGAGGGTGGGTTCAACAGCAGCACTGGGATAACCTGTCCCTCCTGGTTACAGTTTAAGACCAGGGACTTGTTGACACCTGAAACAATCGCTCCTAACCTGAGGGGTCACCCCTACACTTAGCCTACCCATCTCCTCACTACGCCAGGGTGGCCTGGATTGGAAAGCCAGTGCCTAGATGCAATGACACGCTTGCTCACCCAGTGGGTCTTCCCCTTCAAGCCTCTTTCCTGCCCCAAGACATATTAAGTAAAAACAGCGGGAATGATAGTTGTAGAAAAGTTGTTTCATCTGTAAAAGTTAATACAGTCTCAACTCTGCCTGGGGATTTACCTAATGGTCAGTGCGACTCTGACTATCCACAGTATGTAGCATGCGTTAAATTCTGTAACTAGTTTGTTCTGTAAGACGCTTAGTCAGTTTTTACTGTGAAACATCCTGAAAAATCTCAGCACCCTACCAATTACAAATTTTCACCCTGGGGCCTGTGGCACTTACACTCCAGGCTGTGGCTATGGTCCAGGTCTGTCCCAGGAAGCATCCCGCATCCCTGATTCTATTCCAGGTCCTGCAGCAGGACTAGCAGCCCCTGGGAGATGTCCTTTCTCATGGCAGAAGCACAAGAGGCCAAGCCCATCCCACAAGCAGCCCCGTAACCCCCATTCACACATGGTGTGTGACATAATGTTTTGCTGGTCCAAGCACAAGGCCAAGCCCGGCCTCAGGGTGGCCAGTTCAAG is a genomic window of Muntiacus reevesi chromosome 3, mMunRee1.1, whole genome shotgun sequence containing:
- the TMEM185B gene encoding transmembrane protein 185B, coding for MNPRGLFQDFNPSKFLIYACLLLFSVLLPLRLDGVIQWSCWAVFAPIWLWKLLVLAGASVGAGVWARNPRYRTEGEACVEFKAMLIAVGIHLLLLMFELLVCDRVERGTHFWLLVFMPLFFVSPVSVAACVWGFRHDRSLELEILCSVNILQFIFIALRLDRIIHWPWLVVFVPLWILMSFLCLVVLYYIVWSLLFLRSLDVVAEQRRTHVTMAICWVTIVVPLLIFEVLLVHRLDGHNMFSYISIFVPLWLSLITLMATTFRRKGGNHWWFGIRRDFCQFLLEIFPFLREYGNISYDLHHEDSEDAEETSASEAPKMPPMFGKKARVVVTQSPGKYVPPPPKLNIDMPD